TGCCCCTTTGCACCGAGGAGTTCGAGAAAGTCCGGAAGGAAGTACAGTCCTGTGAGGTTAAGCAGTATCCCAAAGAACAGTTTCAGAATCAGTGTTTCCTTAATTGCTGTTTCTGTCCGGTCGAAGTCCTTTTCGCCATATCGCCGAGAGATTATCGCAACAGAGCCAGGCCCAATGAGGCTGTTGAAGGCAAAAAGCATCCAGAGCAGATTCATGAAGAAAGTCACACCGGCAACCCCGGTTTCGCCATTCGGTAGGCGCGACACCCAGAACATGTCGGCAACTGAATAGAGATGCTGGGCCAGGAACCCGATCATCGACGGCAGCCCCATCTTCAGCACGGAGGCTGCAACGGAACCTTCGGTAAAGTCGGTACGTTTCTGCTCGGTGGTTTCTAACATGGTTTAGCTATACGATAATATCGCAAGAATGTTCGTAACCGGTTACGCAAAATTGTTCCTCAATTGCCTGGTAGTCGTTACAGGCATCCTTCACTTTCTTGCATGGCCGAATATTATGTACTTATGGTGATCTTTCAGAATGGGGTCAATGATTTTGTCTATGTGATGGAGAGTCTTTCTTTGAAATTCATTGCGTCCGAACGTGCCGAGGAATCCAAAAGTCGCATAATTGAAGTGAGAAAACCCTCCATGAAACTGCTGCATCTCTTCAATCGTGACATAGCGCCAATATCCTCCCCATTTAGTCATCCTTCGGAAAAATCGATGAAGTGCAGTACCGGCGAGGTTTTCAGCAAAAAGCAGGATGCCGCCCGGCTTAAGAACCCGGTACATTTCGCTGATAGCATTTGCCTGATGGTTTATTTGGTCGTTGCGGCCAATGGTACCAAGAATCGACTTAAATGCGACTACATCGAAACGGCCACTATCAAACGGTAATCGCGTCGCGTCGGCAGCAGCGTAATTGATCAGATGAGAAACGCCGTGGCGCTGGTGGCGAATCTCCGCTGTCGCCCGTGGGTTCTCGACATCGCTGCAAATTACACGGAATCCTTTGAGTGCGAAGTAGAGCGACAAGCCTCCTTCTCGAGCGCCGACTTCCAGCGCCGAGGCTCCTTGCAGGACTTGAGAAAGTACCTTGTCCCACGTTCTGAGCGCGACGCTCCAGTTCTTTATGTCCCAGCCTATTATGTCCTGGAGAGTTGATCCCGGGTACTTAGTCATTTGGAGAATACTGTTATGGCCTTGAAATCTGTTAGATTAGTGAGTACTATATTGTCCACCTTTTTGTATACTGCGAACGGGTCAGGCAATTTGGAATGAAG
This genomic interval from bacterium contains the following:
- a CDS encoding class I SAM-dependent methyltransferase; amino-acid sequence: MTKYPGSTLQDIIGWDIKNWSVALRTWDKVLSQVLQGASALEVGAREGGLSLYFALKGFRVICSDVENPRATAEIRHQRHGVSHLINYAAADATRLPFDSGRFDVVAFKSILGTIGRNDQINHQANAISEMYRVLKPGGILLFAENLAGTALHRFFRRMTKWGGYWRYVTIEEMQQFHGGFSHFNYATFGFLGTFGRNEFQRKTLHHIDKIIDPILKDHHKYIIFGHARK